One stretch of Alcaligenes aquatilis DNA includes these proteins:
- a CDS encoding pseudouridine synthase — MSPISCSSPVPSRNGVSPSKVWCPRGPWIMLDAFLLERFPHMDPEVLRERLARGDILDQNGVPQQPGSSYQPDRWLWYFRMVENEATVPFEMPVLYADEHLIAVDKPHFLATTPGGRYLYETALTRLRRDFGEDDISPIHRLDRETAGILLFCRDPAVRGAYQSLFQQGGIEKEYEAVAPFQEKLADGLVYRSRMKEVPGRFVMEEVAGEPNSSTEILCERHWHTEQGLHLALYRLRPHSGRKHQLRVHLSSLGAPIINDVFYPVLLTERDADDFSQPLQLLARHIAFVDPLTGEPRCFSSQRQLELG, encoded by the coding sequence ATGTCACCGATCAGTTGCTCTTCACCTGTACCGTCGCGCAATGGGGTCAGCCCCAGCAAAGTGTGGTGCCCGCGTGGCCCCTGGATAATGCTGGACGCTTTTCTCCTGGAGCGTTTTCCGCATATGGACCCGGAGGTATTGCGAGAGCGCCTGGCGCGGGGCGATATCCTGGATCAAAACGGTGTGCCGCAGCAGCCGGGCTCCAGCTATCAGCCTGATCGCTGGCTGTGGTACTTCCGCATGGTGGAAAACGAAGCGACCGTGCCGTTCGAGATGCCCGTGTTGTATGCGGACGAGCATCTGATTGCGGTGGACAAGCCACATTTCCTGGCGACAACGCCGGGTGGACGCTACTTATACGAAACGGCGCTGACTCGTCTGCGGCGAGACTTTGGCGAGGATGACATCAGCCCCATCCATAGGCTGGACAGGGAGACGGCGGGTATCTTGTTGTTTTGCCGTGACCCTGCCGTTCGTGGAGCCTATCAGTCCTTGTTTCAGCAAGGCGGTATTGAGAAGGAATACGAAGCGGTCGCGCCGTTTCAGGAAAAACTGGCCGATGGACTGGTGTATCGCAGCCGTATGAAAGAGGTGCCTGGCCGCTTTGTGATGGAAGAGGTTGCCGGAGAGCCGAACAGTAGCACCGAGATCCTGTGCGAGCGTCATTGGCATACCGAGCAGGGGCTGCATTTGGCGCTGTACCGCTTGCGGCCCCATAGTGGCCGTAAACATCAGTTGCGGGTACACCTGAGCAGTCTGGGTGCGCCCATCATTAACGATGTGTTTTATCCCGTGCTGCTGACGGAGCGCGATGCAGACGATTTCAGCCAGCCCTTGCAGTTACTGGCGCGGCATATTGCCTTTGTAGACCCTTTAACGGGTGAACCAAGATGCTTTAGCAGCCAGCGGCAGTTGGAACTGGGTTGA
- a CDS encoding asparaginase yields MPIRPKLVLVGTGGTIAATTQSNTGLTDYDITQGVHTLLQAVPGINELADLECHQLFNVDSRAMGSLMLLELSHKLNELLARPDINGAVITHGTDTLEESAFFLHLTLKTDKPVVMVAAMRPASALSADGPLNLYQAVQVACSSLAQDQGVLVLLNDQIHSARFLSKQHTTQTSAFGSPDAGPLGLVAGGQPRFMMRTLLPHTHSSLFDVRSQHNLPKVQVFYDHPDTLAELYRHAAQSGVQGIVVAATGNGSLTPGALEGVSRAHRLGVVCVRASRIHAGPVTDSAYDEDHHTIAAHYLPAQKARILLMLCLAAQLEHDEIAAAFRDY; encoded by the coding sequence ATGCCAATACGCCCCAAACTGGTCCTGGTGGGCACGGGTGGCACCATTGCTGCCACAACCCAATCCAATACCGGCCTGACCGATTACGACATCACCCAAGGCGTGCACACGCTGCTGCAGGCCGTACCCGGCATCAACGAGCTGGCCGACCTGGAATGCCATCAGCTTTTCAACGTGGACAGCCGGGCCATGGGTTCGCTGATGTTGCTGGAGCTGTCCCACAAGCTCAATGAACTGCTGGCTCGACCGGACATCAATGGAGCGGTGATTACCCACGGCACCGATACGCTGGAAGAAAGCGCCTTTTTCCTGCACCTGACCCTGAAAACCGACAAACCTGTAGTCATGGTGGCCGCCATGCGCCCCGCCTCGGCCTTGAGTGCAGATGGGCCGCTGAACCTGTATCAAGCCGTGCAGGTAGCCTGCTCTTCGCTGGCACAAGACCAAGGTGTGCTGGTATTGCTGAACGACCAGATCCACAGCGCCCGCTTCCTGAGCAAGCAACACACCACTCAGACCAGCGCCTTCGGCTCACCCGATGCGGGCCCCTTGGGGCTGGTCGCCGGTGGTCAGCCACGTTTCATGATGCGCACCCTGCTGCCGCACACGCACAGCAGCCTGTTCGATGTGCGCTCCCAACACAACCTGCCTAAAGTTCAGGTCTTTTACGATCACCCCGATACCCTGGCGGAACTGTATCGCCATGCAGCACAAAGCGGTGTGCAAGGCATTGTAGTGGCGGCAACCGGCAACGGTAGCCTGACCCCCGGCGCACTGGAAGGCGTCAGCCGGGCGCACAGACTAGGCGTGGTTTGTGTGCGAGCCTCGCGCATCCACGCAGGGCCGGTGACCGACAGCGCCTACGATGAGGACCATCACACGATCGCGGCGCACTATCTGCCCGCACAAAAAGCCCGGATTTTGTTGATGCTCTGTCTGGCTGCTCAGTTGGAGCACGATGAGATAGCGGCGGCTTTCCGCGACTATTAA
- a CDS encoding ABC transporter permease: MIDLELFNTTVETLFKGFGMSVYIGLWGIVLSLFIGLSLALMRQSHSRILRSFAFSYSTVFRGTPLLVQLFLLYYGVGTLSFVKESPTLWWLFSDGMRCAILAIGLNSGAYVSEVFRGGFQAVPVGQIEAAKSIGMSAWMRFRRVVFPLAIRQALPAYSNEIVLAIKGTSLASTIAVMDLTGHAKRLMNQNYAIIETFVVAGLLYLLINFTLLSVVHLIERWLKVRR, from the coding sequence ATGATTGATCTGGAATTATTCAATACCACCGTCGAAACCCTGTTCAAGGGCTTTGGCATGAGCGTGTATATCGGCTTGTGGGGCATTGTGCTGTCACTGTTCATCGGCCTGTCGCTGGCCCTGATGCGTCAGTCCCATAGCCGTATTTTGCGCAGCTTCGCCTTTAGCTACAGTACCGTGTTCCGTGGCACGCCCTTGCTGGTGCAATTATTCCTGCTGTACTACGGCGTGGGCACCCTGAGTTTTGTAAAGGAGTCACCCACTCTGTGGTGGCTGTTCAGCGATGGCATGCGCTGCGCGATTCTGGCCATTGGTCTGAATAGTGGGGCGTATGTCAGCGAAGTTTTCCGTGGCGGCTTTCAGGCCGTGCCGGTTGGCCAGATCGAAGCGGCCAAATCCATCGGCATGTCCGCCTGGATGCGATTTCGTCGCGTGGTTTTTCCCTTGGCGATTCGCCAGGCACTGCCCGCGTACAGCAATGAAATCGTGCTGGCCATCAAAGGCACCAGTCTGGCCTCGACCATTGCCGTCATGGACCTGACCGGCCACGCCAAACGCTTGATGAACCAGAACTACGCCATCATCGAGACCTTTGTGGTTGCGGGCCTGTTGTACTTGCTGATTAACTTCACCCTGCTGTCGGTGGTCCACCTGATCGAGCGTTGGTTGAAAGTTCGCCGTTAA
- a CDS encoding ABC transporter permease, producing MLETIFNVLREGWGWMFLRGAAMTLLISVLGMALGVVIGITGASIKTNGPRWLRGPVSLYTTVVRSIPELLIIYLLFFGSVQFVSDLADFMRMEDVVTRWFPALVGILAIGLIAGSYSVEVFRGALQAIPEGQIEAAKAIGMSPWQRLRRIILPQMFWYALPGANNVWQTALKDTALISLVGLVEIMRAATLGAANTREPMAMYLIAGVLYFLIGACSQALFLLAERYTGKGMRAQA from the coding sequence ATGCTAGAGACTATTTTTAATGTGCTGCGCGAAGGCTGGGGCTGGATGTTCCTTCGCGGAGCAGCAATGACCTTGCTGATCTCCGTTTTGGGCATGGCCCTTGGCGTAGTCATTGGGATTACAGGAGCCAGCATCAAGACCAACGGGCCGCGCTGGCTGCGTGGCCCCGTCAGCCTGTACACCACGGTTGTTCGCAGTATCCCCGAGCTGCTCATCATCTACCTGCTGTTTTTCGGCTCGGTGCAGTTTGTCTCCGATCTGGCCGACTTCATGCGCATGGAAGATGTGGTGACGCGCTGGTTCCCTGCGCTGGTCGGTATTTTGGCCATTGGCCTGATTGCAGGCTCGTACAGCGTGGAAGTGTTTCGCGGCGCCTTGCAAGCCATTCCCGAAGGCCAGATCGAGGCGGCCAAAGCCATTGGCATGTCCCCCTGGCAGCGTCTGCGCCGCATTATTTTGCCGCAGATGTTCTGGTACGCCCTGCCCGGCGCCAATAACGTCTGGCAAACCGCACTGAAAGACACGGCCCTGATCTCCCTGGTAGGCCTGGTCGAGATCATGCGTGCCGCTACCCTGGGTGCCGCCAATACGCGCGAGCCCATGGCTATGTACCTGATTGCAGGTGTACTTTATTTTCTGATTGGTGCCTGTAGTCAGGCCCTGTTTTTGCTGGCCGAACGTTACACCGGCAAAGGCATGAGAGCCCAGGCATGA
- a CDS encoding transporter substrate-binding domain-containing protein, whose product MSFLSKTLICASLALLGSQAAMADTLKIGTEGGYPPWSMVDAAGKVTGFDADVGAALCKELNSDCKFIVQAFDSLIPSLDAKRFDLIISGMSYTPERAKRVNFSIPYAVEDAIFVLPKNSELVGADNEQTIFDGLAGKTIGVQGGTTHGAFLTKKAPKTTIKNYETLDQMQIDLDAGRLNGTFADLTSQSKFLHKVGEDNFALSKLVIKGSSDPETLGYGIAVGIHKDNAELKAKVDAALCKLIDDGTVKTASEKWFDIDIANYEICKK is encoded by the coding sequence ATGAGTTTCCTCAGCAAGACCCTGATCTGTGCCAGCCTGGCCCTGTTGGGCTCCCAGGCTGCAATGGCAGACACCCTGAAAATCGGCACGGAAGGCGGTTACCCACCATGGAGCATGGTGGATGCAGCCGGCAAGGTTACCGGCTTTGACGCCGACGTGGGCGCGGCTCTGTGCAAAGAGCTCAACAGCGACTGCAAGTTCATCGTACAAGCCTTTGACAGCCTGATTCCTTCGCTCGATGCCAAACGATTTGACCTGATCATCTCGGGCATGTCCTACACCCCCGAGCGTGCCAAGCGCGTGAACTTCAGTATTCCTTACGCCGTTGAAGACGCCATTTTCGTTCTGCCCAAGAACAGTGAACTGGTCGGCGCCGACAACGAACAAACCATTTTTGATGGTCTGGCCGGTAAAACCATTGGCGTTCAAGGCGGCACCACCCACGGCGCTTTCCTGACCAAAAAAGCCCCCAAGACGACCATCAAGAACTACGAGACCCTGGACCAGATGCAAATCGATCTGGACGCCGGTCGTTTGAACGGCACCTTTGCCGACCTGACCTCGCAATCGAAGTTCCTGCATAAAGTCGGTGAAGACAACTTTGCCCTGTCCAAGCTGGTCATCAAAGGCTCTTCCGACCCCGAGACCCTGGGTTATGGCATTGCCGTCGGTATTCACAAAGACAATGCAGAGCTGAAAGCCAAGGTTGACGCTGCCCTGTGCAAGCTGATCGATGATGGCACCGTCAAGACCGCCAGCGAAAAGTGGTTTGACATCGACATCGCCAACTACGAGATCTGCAAGAAATAA
- a CDS encoding ABC transporter ATP-binding protein — translation MNNNDLNAAVQVRDIHKRFGTNEVLKGISLQAHKGDVLSIIGASGSGKSTLLRCINHLVVPDQGEVQIGNDILRSHRNRKGICQTDNPRLLEQVRARLGMVFQNFNLWSHRTVLQNVTEGPIHVKGRPAREAAEYARELLGKVGLSNKCDAYPAELSGGQQQRVAIARALAMDPDVLLFDEPTSALDPEMVGEVLRVIRQLAQEGRTMILVTHEMNFARDVSSETIFMHNGLIEERGHPKELFDRPQSERLQQFLQPMQ, via the coding sequence GTGAATAACAATGACCTGAACGCGGCGGTCCAGGTACGCGACATCCACAAACGCTTTGGCACCAACGAGGTGCTCAAGGGCATTTCCCTGCAGGCCCACAAGGGCGATGTACTCTCCATTATCGGCGCCTCGGGCTCGGGTAAAAGTACCCTGCTGCGCTGCATTAACCACCTGGTCGTCCCCGATCAGGGCGAAGTCCAGATCGGCAATGACATTTTGCGCAGCCATCGCAACCGCAAGGGCATTTGCCAGACAGACAATCCGCGTCTGTTGGAACAAGTCCGCGCCCGCTTGGGGATGGTGTTTCAGAACTTCAATCTATGGTCGCACCGCACGGTGCTGCAAAACGTCACCGAAGGCCCCATTCACGTCAAGGGCCGCCCGGCCCGTGAAGCGGCTGAATACGCCCGCGAACTGCTGGGCAAGGTCGGCCTGAGCAACAAGTGCGATGCCTACCCGGCCGAACTGTCCGGCGGCCAGCAGCAACGCGTGGCCATTGCCCGTGCGCTGGCCATGGACCCGGATGTCTTGCTGTTTGACGAACCGACCTCCGCGCTGGATCCGGAAATGGTGGGCGAGGTACTGCGTGTCATTCGCCAACTGGCCCAGGAAGGTCGCACCATGATCCTGGTCACCCACGAAATGAATTTTGCGCGTGACGTGTCCTCCGAGACCATTTTCATGCACAACGGCCTGATTGAAGAACGTGGCCACCCCAAAGAGCTGTTCGATAGGCCACAATCCGAGCGTCTACAGCAGTTTCTACAACCAATGCAGTAA
- a CDS encoding Glu/Leu/Phe/Val family dehydrogenase: MTDRPTHALPSYLNADDVGPWGIYLEQVERVTPYLGKLSRWVETLKRPKRTLIVDVPIELDNGTVAHFEGYRVQHNTSRGPGKGGVRYHQDVTLSEVMALAAWMSIKSAAVNLPFGGAKGGIRIDPRHYSQAELERITRRYTSEIGVIIGPNKDIPAPDVNTNAQTMAWMMDTYSMNVGGTSTGVVTGKPVSLGGSLGRVEATGRGVFTVGCEAARDAGINLNGARVIVQGFGNVGGTAARLFQEAGAKVLAVQDHTGTVYNPNGLDVLALLDHMEQHKGLAGAPNAEAISNDDFWHIETDLLIPAALEGQINKNNADRIRARVVIEGANGPTTPEADDILNDKGVTIVPDVVANAGGVTVSYFEWVQDFSSFFWTEDEINNRLEMMMRAAYTTVAAVAKEHNVTLRTAAFIVGCARILESRQVRGLYP; this comes from the coding sequence ATGACAGATCGTCCCACCCATGCTTTGCCGTCATACCTGAATGCCGACGACGTCGGCCCATGGGGTATTTATCTCGAACAAGTGGAGCGAGTCACTCCGTATCTGGGCAAATTGTCCCGATGGGTTGAAACACTCAAGCGCCCCAAGCGCACACTGATTGTCGACGTCCCCATCGAACTGGATAACGGCACCGTGGCCCACTTTGAGGGCTACCGCGTTCAACACAATACGTCCCGTGGCCCAGGCAAGGGCGGCGTGCGCTACCACCAGGATGTCACCTTGTCCGAGGTAATGGCGCTGGCTGCCTGGATGTCGATCAAGTCAGCGGCCGTGAACCTGCCCTTTGGCGGTGCCAAGGGCGGTATTCGTATTGACCCACGCCACTACTCCCAGGCCGAACTGGAACGTATCACCCGCCGCTACACCAGCGAGATTGGCGTGATCATTGGCCCCAACAAGGACATTCCCGCACCGGATGTGAACACCAATGCCCAGACCATGGCCTGGATGATGGACACCTATTCCATGAACGTGGGCGGCACCAGCACCGGTGTGGTCACCGGCAAACCCGTGTCCCTGGGCGGTAGTCTTGGCCGGGTAGAAGCCACTGGCCGTGGCGTGTTTACCGTGGGTTGTGAAGCAGCTCGCGACGCCGGTATCAACCTCAATGGCGCCCGCGTCATTGTGCAAGGTTTCGGGAACGTGGGTGGCACGGCCGCCCGCCTGTTCCAGGAAGCGGGTGCCAAAGTGCTGGCCGTACAGGACCACACGGGCACGGTGTACAACCCCAACGGTCTGGACGTGCTGGCCTTGCTGGACCACATGGAACAACACAAAGGTCTGGCCGGAGCACCCAACGCCGAAGCCATTTCCAATGACGATTTCTGGCACATCGAAACCGATCTGCTGATCCCGGCCGCGCTGGAAGGCCAGATCAACAAGAACAATGCCGACCGCATCCGCGCTCGCGTTGTGATCGAAGGTGCCAATGGCCCCACCACCCCCGAAGCCGATGACATCCTCAACGACAAGGGCGTGACCATTGTCCCGGACGTGGTGGCCAACGCCGGCGGTGTGACTGTGTCCTACTTCGAGTGGGTTCAGGACTTCTCCAGCTTTTTCTGGACCGAGGACGAGATCAACAATCGGCTGGAAATGATGATGCGCGCGGCCTACACCACGGTAGCGGCCGTTGCCAAAGAGCACAACGTCACCCTGCGTACCGCTGCCTTTATTGTGGGTTGCGCCCGCATTCTGGAATCTCGTCAGGTACGCGGCCTGTATCCCTAA
- a CDS encoding YggS family pyridoxal phosphate-dependent enzyme, which translates to MDSSDSSLSGRLAQLRQRIEQACLQAGRPAGAVALLPVSKTFPVPVLAQALDLGLLRMGENKVQEIRDKQAELADRAVQWVMIGHLQSNKAKDIARLASEVQSLDRLSLAQALDRHLQTEQRSLDVLVQVKTSPEPSKFGLDPEQLPAFMQSLRSLDTLNVRGLMTMAVNSEDPQAVRACFATLRQWRDRLVELGHEQVQGLSMGMSGDFELAIQEGSTEVRVGSALFGARNYR; encoded by the coding sequence ATGGATTCTTCTGACTCTTCCCTTTCTGGTCGCTTGGCGCAATTGCGCCAACGTATCGAACAGGCTTGCTTGCAGGCCGGCCGCCCTGCCGGTGCGGTGGCGCTTTTACCGGTCAGCAAAACCTTTCCTGTGCCCGTGCTGGCGCAAGCTCTGGACCTGGGCTTGTTGCGAATGGGCGAGAACAAGGTTCAGGAGATTCGGGACAAGCAGGCCGAGCTGGCCGATCGCGCGGTGCAGTGGGTGATGATAGGCCATCTGCAGAGTAATAAGGCTAAAGATATTGCACGCCTGGCCAGCGAAGTCCAGTCTTTGGACCGTTTGTCGCTGGCCCAGGCCCTGGATCGGCACCTGCAAACCGAGCAGCGTAGCCTGGATGTGCTTGTTCAGGTCAAGACCTCGCCCGAACCCAGCAAGTTTGGCTTGGACCCGGAGCAATTGCCTGCTTTCATGCAGTCCTTGCGCTCGCTTGATACCCTGAACGTCCGGGGTTTGATGACCATGGCCGTCAATAGCGAGGACCCTCAGGCGGTGCGCGCCTGTTTTGCTACGTTGCGCCAGTGGCGTGATCGTCTGGTGGAGTTGGGCCATGAACAGGTGCAAGGCCTGTCCATGGGCATGAGTGGGGATTTCGAGCTGGCGATTCAGGAAGGCTCGACCGAGGTTCGGGTTGGCTCGGCCCTGTTTGGCGCACGCAATTACCGCTGA
- a CDS encoding Bug family tripartite tricarboxylate transporter substrate binding protein: MDWKKLGAGVLLGASLTGTALAADWPQSAVTWVVPYPAGGGSDVIARLVAKQLESSLGQTLIVENKPGAATIIGATYVSNAKPDGYTVGTADSGTLAFNSSLYNKLQYDPAAFTYVGGLARFPLMLAVPQESPYKTVADLLEAARKQPEKLTSSSAGSGSPHHLALEMFKQRTDTQIVHVPYKGAAPAIQDLLGGQVDMSFVDSAAALSNIKAGKLRVLAVATPERSSLLPDVPTMAEAGIADFYAYAWQGLVGPPKMDEGARQRLSQDLMQALKTPELDQRIRAMGVEPMPMTPDEFQAYAQRERAEWATVIERAGIRMD; encoded by the coding sequence ATGGATTGGAAAAAATTGGGAGCCGGTGTGTTGCTGGGCGCCAGCCTGACAGGAACGGCCCTGGCAGCGGACTGGCCCCAGTCGGCGGTAACGTGGGTAGTGCCTTATCCCGCAGGCGGTGGTTCAGATGTGATTGCTCGGCTGGTGGCCAAGCAGTTGGAAAGCAGCCTGGGTCAGACGCTGATTGTGGAAAACAAGCCGGGGGCGGCGACCATCATCGGCGCGACCTATGTGAGCAACGCCAAACCGGACGGCTATACCGTGGGTACCGCTGACTCAGGCACGCTGGCATTCAATTCCTCCTTGTACAACAAGCTGCAGTACGATCCGGCGGCCTTCACGTATGTGGGTGGACTGGCCCGTTTTCCCTTGATGCTGGCGGTACCGCAAGAATCCCCGTACAAGACGGTGGCCGATTTGCTTGAAGCGGCTCGTAAGCAGCCTGAAAAACTGACCTCCTCGTCCGCTGGCAGTGGTTCACCTCACCATCTGGCGTTGGAAATGTTCAAGCAGCGCACCGACACCCAGATCGTGCATGTGCCTTACAAGGGAGCCGCACCCGCCATTCAGGATTTGCTGGGCGGTCAGGTGGATATGTCTTTTGTCGATTCTGCAGCGGCATTGTCCAACATCAAGGCTGGCAAATTGCGGGTTCTGGCCGTGGCCACGCCCGAGCGCAGCAGCCTGTTGCCTGATGTGCCAACCATGGCCGAAGCCGGTATTGCCGACTTCTACGCCTATGCCTGGCAAGGGTTGGTGGGCCCACCCAAGATGGACGAAGGTGCCCGTCAACGCTTGAGCCAGGACTTGATGCAGGCTCTGAAAACGCCCGAGCTGGACCAGCGTATCCGCGCGATGGGTGTAGAGCCCATGCCCATGACGCCCGATGAATTCCAGGCCTACGCTCAGCGTGAACGCGCGGAATGGGCCACGGTTATCGAGCGTGCCGGTATTCGTATGGATTGA
- a CDS encoding Crp/Fnr family transcriptional regulator, producing the protein MHVVDALSERAAWFRLLTPELQERVRRDTLITAYEAGAIVERKGERATAWIGVLSGLLKVSVGNSDGKIASMTGVPAGGWIGEGSLLKNEERKYDVVALRDSQVARLPAHSFNDLLDQSIAFNRYLLHQLNERVAQFIGKAEYNSLSTPDARVARCLAELFNPLLYPGKGLRLDITQEEIGYLARVSRQRANQALRQLENEGLLLIKYGGVQVLDLDGLKRYGDEYAA; encoded by the coding sequence ATGCATGTTGTAGATGCTTTATCGGAGCGAGCCGCCTGGTTTCGCTTGTTGACACCCGAGCTGCAAGAGCGTGTCCGCCGCGACACGCTGATCACCGCATACGAGGCCGGAGCCATCGTCGAACGCAAGGGGGAACGCGCCACGGCCTGGATCGGCGTGCTCTCGGGTTTGCTCAAAGTATCGGTGGGCAACTCCGACGGCAAAATTGCCTCCATGACAGGGGTGCCTGCCGGTGGCTGGATAGGCGAAGGCTCTTTGCTGAAAAACGAAGAGCGCAAATACGATGTGGTGGCCTTGCGCGACAGCCAGGTGGCCCGCTTGCCCGCCCACAGTTTTAACGATTTGCTGGACCAGAGTATTGCTTTCAACCGCTACCTCCTGCATCAGCTCAATGAGCGTGTGGCGCAATTTATCGGCAAGGCCGAGTACAACAGCCTGTCTACCCCCGATGCCCGCGTGGCGCGCTGTCTGGCAGAGCTGTTCAACCCGCTGCTCTACCCCGGAAAAGGTCTGCGCCTGGACATTACCCAGGAAGAGATCGGCTACCTGGCGCGGGTATCGCGCCAACGTGCCAACCAAGCCCTGCGTCAACTGGAAAACGAAGGGCTGTTGTTGATCAAATATGGTGGCGTCCAGGTACTGGACCTGGACGGCCTGAAACGTTACGGCGATGAATATGCCGCCTGA
- a CDS encoding AMP-dependent synthetase/ligase — protein MVVRMDKEQVAGLPGTFPAWIEHHAQVRGNKVAMREKDLGIWQTWTWRELAEQAEQLAAGLAGLGVKDGQHVAVIGENRPRLYLAMMAAQMLGAVPVPLYQDAVAQEMLHVLLDASIRVAVVEDQEQVDKLLEVWDQCPDLDALIYDDPRGLRNYQQEQLQYIEQVMEQGREQLARDPDCVRRIWKAITPDHAAAMFYTSGTTGKPKGVVLTHGALVDRGLAIQELESLTDAEEVLAYLPPAWIGQNMFSYTQFLVTGFTVNHPESPETVSIDLHDIGPTYYFAPPRVLEGLLTQVTIRMEDAGALKRALYKRFMTLAHRVGVQILDKRPGVGMWDRLCYGLGNILIYGPLRNALGMSRVRVAYTAGEAIGPDLFDFYRSIGINLKQLYGATETSVFVCVQEDGHVRADTVGPPVKGVEIRVADNGEIQVRSPGLFKEYYRNPESTAESFTEDGWYHTGDAGYLDTDGQLKIIDRAKDVGKLADGSLFAPKYIENKLKFFPFVKEAVAFGDGQKEVCAFINIDLEAVGNWAERRNLPYAGYTDLAGKPEVYALIRDCVAQVNDDLANDPKLAGSRISAFLILHKELDPDDDELTRTRKVRRGFIAQKYKVLVDALFNGLDRQFVETEVKFEDGRSGRISADLHIERMTDAARSA, from the coding sequence ATGGTTGTGCGGATGGATAAAGAGCAGGTAGCGGGGTTACCCGGCACCTTCCCAGCCTGGATAGAACACCATGCCCAGGTGCGCGGCAACAAAGTTGCCATGCGCGAAAAAGACCTGGGAATCTGGCAGACCTGGACGTGGCGGGAGCTGGCCGAACAGGCCGAGCAACTGGCTGCGGGCCTGGCCGGGCTGGGAGTCAAAGACGGTCAGCACGTTGCGGTGATCGGTGAAAACCGCCCGCGTCTGTACCTGGCCATGATGGCAGCGCAAATGCTGGGCGCTGTGCCCGTGCCCTTGTATCAGGACGCGGTGGCCCAAGAAATGTTGCACGTGTTGCTGGATGCCAGCATTCGTGTGGCCGTGGTCGAGGACCAGGAGCAGGTCGACAAGCTGCTGGAAGTCTGGGACCAGTGCCCCGATCTGGATGCACTGATCTATGACGATCCACGTGGTTTGCGCAACTATCAGCAAGAACAACTGCAATACATTGAACAAGTCATGGAGCAGGGGCGCGAGCAATTGGCGCGTGATCCGGACTGTGTGCGTCGTATCTGGAAGGCCATTACGCCTGACCATGCTGCTGCCATGTTCTATACCTCCGGTACGACCGGCAAGCCCAAGGGTGTGGTGTTGACCCATGGCGCCCTGGTCGATCGCGGTCTGGCCATTCAGGAGCTGGAATCGCTGACCGATGCCGAGGAAGTGCTGGCTTATCTGCCTCCCGCCTGGATTGGGCAGAACATGTTTTCCTACACGCAGTTTCTGGTCACGGGTTTTACGGTGAATCACCCTGAATCGCCCGAGACCGTGTCCATCGACCTGCACGACATTGGTCCCACCTATTACTTTGCGCCTCCCCGCGTGTTGGAAGGCTTGCTCACGCAAGTGACCATTCGCATGGAGGATGCCGGTGCCTTAAAGCGCGCCCTGTACAAGCGTTTCATGACTTTGGCGCACCGCGTGGGTGTGCAGATTCTGGACAAGCGCCCTGGCGTGGGGATGTGGGATCGCCTGTGCTATGGCCTGGGCAATATCCTGATCTACGGCCCCTTGCGTAATGCCCTGGGCATGAGCCGCGTGCGTGTGGCTTATACCGCCGGTGAAGCCATTGGCCCCGATCTGTTCGATTTTTACCGTTCTATTGGCATCAACCTCAAGCAACTGTACGGCGCGACGGAAACCTCGGTGTTTGTCTGCGTGCAGGAAGATGGCCATGTGCGTGCCGATACGGTAGGCCCACCCGTCAAAGGAGTGGAAATCCGTGTGGCCGATAACGGTGAGATTCAGGTGCGCAGCCCTGGCTTGTTCAAGGAGTACTACCGCAACCCCGAGTCCACCGCCGAGTCTTTTACCGAAGACGGCTGGTATCACACTGGCGATGCCGGTTATCTGGACACCGATGGTCAGTTAAAGATCATCGACCGTGCCAAGGATGTGGGCAAATTGGCCGACGGCTCTTTGTTTGCACCCAAGTACATCGAGAACAAGCTCAAGTTCTTCCCCTTCGTCAAAGAAGCCGTGGCTTTTGGTGATGGCCAAAAGGAAGTGTGCGCCTTTATCAATATTGATCTGGAAGCAGTGGGCAACTGGGCCGAGCGTCGCAACCTGCCTTATGCCGGTTACACCGATCTGGCCGGCAAGCCCGAGGTCTATGCTTTGATTCGGGATTGCGTGGCGCAGGTCAATGATGATCTGGCCAACGACCCCAAACTGGCCGGCTCGCGCATCAGTGCCTTTTTGATTCTGCACAAAGAGCTGGACCCGGATGACGATGAACTGACCCGCACCCGCAAAGTACGTCGCGGTTTTATCGCGCAAAAGTACAAGGTTCTGGTCGACGCCCTGTTCAACGGTTTGGACAGGCAGTTTGTGGAGACAGAAGTGAAGTTTGAAGATGGGCGCAGCGGTCGCATTTCGGCAGACCTGCACATTGAGCGCATGACAGACGCAGCAAGGAGCGCATGA